Proteins encoded together in one Thermoanaerobaculia bacterium window:
- a CDS encoding MMPL family transporter, translating to ASLLAYALMAWLEIGLKVGTLPVVALGVGIGVDYGIYIYSRFTALRRPGRSLRETYEDALAITGNGVLFTGITLGLAVSTWIFSSLKFQADMGILLVFLFVMNMIGAIVLLPALAHFLVGEPKPEPAPVPGR from the coding sequence GCTTCGCTCCTCGCCTATGCGCTCATGGCCTGGCTCGAGATCGGGCTCAAGGTCGGCACGCTGCCCGTGGTGGCACTCGGCGTCGGCATCGGCGTCGACTACGGGATCTACATCTACAGCCGCTTCACTGCGTTGCGCCGGCCCGGACGGAGCCTCCGCGAGACTTACGAGGACGCCCTCGCCATCACCGGCAACGGGGTGCTCTTCACTGGCATCACGCTCGGCCTGGCGGTCTCGACCTGGATCTTCTCTTCGCTCAAATTTCAGGCCGACATGGGTATCCTGCTCGTATTCCTGTTCGTGATGAACATGATCGGTGCCATCGTCCTCCTGCCGGCGCTGGCCCATTTTCTGGTCGGGGAGCCGAAGCCCGAGCCGGCGCCAGTCCCGGGGCGATGA